A region of the Vibrio chagasii genome:
CTTCATACGTTTACGATAAATAATAAAATAGGATTTTATAAAAATAATTTGATCAATAAGAATTTTTGTAAACTTTGAATTACATACTCTAAAATTTAATCTCTAATAAAAACTTGTCATAAGCCGAAATGCTCTTCCAATCTTGATTCGCAACACATGGCATTAGCGTGTTGCATATAGACTTCCTATAAAGCCGTTGGGAAGAAGGAGTTTATATAAAATCAGGAACAAGAAATGAACCAACAACATCAACTAAGCTGGAAAATAGCAGCTATTCTAGGTACATCTTTTGGCTTTAATGCACACGCTGCTGAAATGGTCACCATCGAGAACGATAGCCTACTCCAACAAAGCCTCATTGCTCAATCAAAGAGCATTGCACCGCTAGAGCTAGGTTTTTCTGAAGTTAAACGGGTGGTACTGCCCAATGGAAAAACCAAAGTACGCTACCAACAAACCCACTTTGGTCTACCCGTCTTTAATACCTCCGTTGTCGCCACCCTATCCAAAAACCAACCCTCACAAGTATTTGGTTCAATGGCGCAAGGGATCAGCGATGATCTATCACACATCGCGCCTAAATTGAATCAAGAGCAAGCCATCGAAGCTGCATTGTCCTCCCACCGCTCGTTTACCGTCGGCAAAAAGTCGATTGAAAACAAAAATGCGAAGTTAGTTGTCAGGCTCGATGAGAACCAAACCGCACAGATGGTGTATTTGGTCGATTTTTTTGTCGCGTCCAATTACCCAGAACGTCCTTTCTTCTTTATTGATGCCATGACGGGGGAAGTCCTTCAAAAATGGAACGGATTAAATCACGCCAAAGCCTTGGGAACTGGACCTGGTGGTAATACCAAAACCAATCGATATGAATATGGTACTGACTTTCCAGGATTCTCGATTGATAAAGCCGGGACCACATGTACGTTAGAGAACGACGCAGTGAAAACGGTCGACTTGAATAACAGAACTTCTGGTAGTTCAGCTTACAGTTACAACTGTAGCGATGACACCAACTACACAGATCGTAAATACGTGAATGGCGCCTACTCTCCCCTTAACGATGCGCATTATTTCGGCAACGTCGTCTTTGATATGTACAAAGAGTGGATGAACACATCACCTTTATCGTTCCAACTCACTATGCGTGTTCACTACAGTACCGATTATGAGAATGCCTTCTGGAATGGTTCATCCATGACTTTTGGTGACGGCAAAAATACCTTCTACCCATTAGTCGATATCAACGTCAGTGCGCATGAGGTGAGCCACGGTTTCACCGAACAAAACTCCGGGTTGGTCTACAGAAACATGTCAGGCGGTATAAACGAGGCCTTCTCCGACATCGCAGGCGAAGCGGCTGAATACTATCTGCGTGGAAATGTGGACTGGATTGTCGGTAGCGATATCTTCAAATCGGAAGGTGGCTTGCGTTACTTTGATCAACCATCAAAAGATGGTCGTTCAATCGATCACGCCTCTGATTACTACGATGGTTTGAATGTTCACTTGTCGAGCGGTGTTTATAACCGAGCATTTTACCTTTTAGCTAACAAATCAGGCTGGGACGTACGCAAAGGCTTTGAAATCTTTACCGTCGCCAACCAACTGTATTGGACAGCCAACAGTACCTTTGATGCCGGTGCATGTGGCGTAGCCAAAGCGGCTGCAGATATGGGTTATACGGTTGCCGACGTGGAAGATGCGTTTAATAGTGTTGGCGTCAACGCAAGCTGCAGCCCTACCATTCCGGTTGACAATGTGCTCACCAAAGGGACGCCTATCGCGAACCTAAGTGGTAACAAATACTCTGAAAGTTTCTACACATTCTCCGTAGATTCTGCATCAAGCGTAACGGTGGCAATGTCTGGCGGAACTGGCGATGCAGATCTGTATGTCAAAGCAGGCAGTAAACCAAGTACCTCAAGTTATGATTGCCGCCCTTATCGTACCGGTAATAACGAGCAATGCAGTGTTAACGCGCAGCCGGGCGTTACCTATCACGTGTTACTTCGTGGGTACACAAATTACTCTGGAGTGACTTTGCGCCTAGATTAAGCCTATGCACTTCGATTGCTGATACATAGTTAATTGCTTATAGGCTACTAATATAACAACCTCTGCTTATGCTAAGCGTGAACAGAGGTTTTATTTTTGGGTCATACTCTTTTAGATTACATTGTTAACGTATTTCTTTCATAGCTAACAACACTATTGACAGAAGAGCCGTTTAAGTTCTTCAGAATACCTTCTGTATTTTGTATACAGGGAAGCGAGCACCTTCGATAAACCCTTTATGGAAACTACATGACAAATAACGGCTACTTTTAATTGTGCCGACTCGCCCTTAAGGATTAGCACCATTGATCATATCATCCGCACAGTTTAAGCAAGCTGAGTTCGTGGAGTCTAGTATCGGTAGAGGTATTTTGAAAATCAGAACTTTATATTTTAGACAATAGCGTTTTAGCGCAAAGCACTAAAACGCACATTAGGATTGAATTATTTATTGAAGAAACCTAATAGCACATCCGCTGCCCGCGTTATTGCCATTGGTTTGTAGAAAATGTTGGCCGTCGTTTATGGCTTTGTGGTTAAACAGAGTACATCACTGTCGCTTCACCATCGACGGCGATTTCACCATTCGCGTTCAATACTTGAGTAGATATCACAGCGATAGGTTTGTCTTCACGCACTCTGATCACTTCCACCTTGGCTGTGACAGTTTCGCCAACAAATATAGGACGAAGAAACTTCAAGGATTGCCCCAAGTAAATGCTGCCTGCGCCCGGCACTTTAGAAGCCAACAAGCCAGAGATAAGGCTCGATGCCAACATACCATGCACGATTGGACGCTCAAATTGTGTGGTTTTAGCGAAATCTTCATCTAAATGGATTGGGTTGTAGTCTTCCGAGACGCTAGCAAACGCTTCTACGGTTTGCTTATCTAATTTCTTTTCTATTGTGGCAATTTGTCCGATTTCTGGATTCATTATGCAGACTCCTTTTCCATGTCATTTTCTTGCACAATGACATCTTGAATGCGCTGCTTCACGTATTCACCTGGCGCATCCAGTTCACCTTCTAGCTCACGAGCTTCAATCATTTCGGAGAAGTTGCGCTCATCAACCCATTTTTGCCAATGTGACCACCACGAGCCATGGTGCTTGTCGGCGCTGGCAAGCCACTGAGATGGTGCTTGGTCGTTATCATCATTGGTCCAAAAACCATATTTATTGGAATCGGCATGGTTCATCGGCCCTGCAATATGACCACTCTCGGTAAGTACAAATTTATTGTCTCCACCTAGCAGTTTTGTGCCTTCAAAATTGCCGTCCCATAGCGCGATATGATCATCGATAGCAGAGAGGAAATAAGCCGGCGACTTTACTTTACCTAAATCAATCGCCACACCATCGATCACTAACTCACCTTTGGCGAGTCGATTCTCAAGATAGCACTGACGTAGCAGCTGGTTATGGGTCGCAGCGGTCACGTTGGTGTTGTCACAGTTCCAATAAAGGAGGTCGAATGCCATTGGGCTCTCCCCTTTCAAATAATTGGAAATGTAGTAATTCCAATACAGGCTGTTTTCACGAAGTAAGCTGAATGACACGGCCATTTGGCGGCCATCCATATAACCACGTTGGTTGTTTTGCGCTTCAATGCTGCTAATGATCGGATCATTGATGAAGACCCCTAACTCACCTGGCTTTTGGAAGTCGAGGATCGTAGTCAGCAGAGTGACCGATTTGATTCTCTGCTTACGACGTTTGCCAGAAAGGTAAGCCATGGCTGCGACTAAGGTGGTGCCACCGATGCAGTAACCGATACCGGTAACTTCTCGCTCGCCTGTGACACTTTCAATGGCATCAAGTGCAGGTAGCACGCCTTGAGTCACGTAGTTGCCAAAATCGACGTCTCGCATTTGAGCATTAGGGTTCACCCAAGAGATCATGAATACTGTGTGGCCTTGGCTGACCAACCACTTCACATAAGAGGTCTCTGGATTGACATCCATAATGTAATATTTGTTGACGAACGGCGGTACGATCAGTGTCGGGCGTTTATAGACTTGTTCTGTGGTCGGCTTGTATTGAATCAGCTCGAACATCTCGTTTTGAAAGACGATTTTTCCGGGCGTTGAGGCAATATTCTCCCCCAGTTTGAACTGGTTTTTATCCGTCATTCGAATATTGAGCATGTCGGCACTTTGCTCTAAATCCTGACGGAATTGCTTCATCCCCTGGATCAGGTTTTCACCCTTACTCTCCATGGTCAGCTTGAGTATCTCTGGGTTAGTCGACACGAAGTTACTTGGCGACATGGCATTCAAATACTGCCGAGTGAAAAATGAAAGGCGAGCTTTGGTCTCGTCGTCCAGACCATCTGCGTTCTCAACTGATTGTTGAATATTGTCACAAGCAAGTTTGTAGCTCTCTTTGATGTAACGATACAGTGGCGTGTCATTCCATGAAGGGTCACGAAAACGACGATCCGTCTCTTTAGTTTGTTCTTGAGTGCCGAGGATACAATCGTTAAGTAGATTAACTTGCTGCGCCCACCAATTCATCTGTTGCTCAACCATATTGGTTGGGTTCTGAGTCATTGAGCCCACCCACTTCGTAAAATCTTCCGATTGGGTTTTCATCAATGTCGATTGTGTTGGCTGCCCTAGATTGTCCATCCAGGCTTGTCCGTATTGGGACATGAGGTTCATCATACCTTCAAAGGGCGATTTATTTTCCATTCTGACATCCTTGTTAGAAGTGATGCTGAGAGATGGCGGCTAGACGTTACGCTCCGCCATCAACCGACAAGCAATAAACTAAGCACTTTTCGCAGTCTTTACCGCAGAAGCTGTAAGCTCGTCAGCGGCAGATTTAAAATCTTGACCAAGTTGAGTCAGCTTTTGGCTATCTTCCATGAGTTGTTGTGAGATCTTACTCGCCACTTCCATCTGTTTTGAACCATAAGCTGGAATATCTTGTGGCTGCTTTAACGAAGCTAAGCTCTGCAAAGACTCATTACCTAGCGCGCTATAAGCCTGAAGGCTATCAAGCTGAATCTTGGTCAGTGTCTCTATATTCTTAGTCACTAGTTGATTGAAGTTGTAGAACGGGTTAGTTACAGACTCTAGCTGCGATGTGAAAGCCTTAAATGTTTCCTGAGTAGACATAATTTCATTCCTTGTACTGAGCAGATCGAAGAAGTAAATGTGCGCTTCCTATGCAAATTTGATTTAAATTTGTTGCGCAACAGTTAACATATTGATCAAGATCAAAGTAAAAGTCATCCCGTTAAATGCCCGATAAATCGCTCTATAAATTCATTAATTTAAACATTTGTTTGAATTTTCGGTTCAGATGCTCATCACCCTAAATAGGTAAGTGGGTTCAAAGCGAACTCAATATGAACTGCGTTTAATACAACCCGCTCGATTTAGGAGATGAATTGACAGAAATGTGAGATTAGTCACTTTGTTGCGTAAGGTTGAATGAGGTTGTTCAGGATAGAACAACCCAAATAGGCTGCTAAACATGAACACTCAAGCTATAAGTTTGTAACCAGAGCGGGAGAGTTCATATTCAGAATAAAATGGGCTTTTTACCCAAGAAAGAGCGCAATGTTATCGACACAAATTCACTTTAGATGCCTGCCGCCATCAAGGTGCAATGTTCTTCCTGTCATGTAACGACTGGACAGTACATACTTGATGCCATCAACCACTTCCTCAAAACCCGCTTCTGCCGGAATCAAAGCTTTTTGCAGAGCTTTAGCCTTGTACGCCTCGTCATCATAATCATTGAATTTGATCATAGCTGGTGAGACAGTGTTTACTTTCACGTTGGGAGCCATCATCGCCGAGAACGAAAGCGTTAAGTTATTAAGCGCAGCTTTGCTTGCCGCGTAAGCGATATGTTTTTTACTGCCTTTTTCGGCAACATAGTCACTGATGTGGATGATATCTGAGGTTTGATCGCCAGACATCAGCAGGTCTTTGAGCGACAGATTGATAAGGTATGGTACGCCGACGTGAACTGCCATCATCTGGTTCATAATTTCTGCAGCGTTCTCGCTCGGATCTTTCTTATTCTCCGGCTTCCAATCAGAGGCATTATGAACGATGGCTCGAAGTGCTCTGTACTCTTGCCCTACATAGTGCAGAAAGTCCTCTACGCTGCTTTGCTGGTAAAAATCGACGTACTGTAGATCAGCCCCCTTATCACGCAGCTGTTGCAACTGAGGATATTCTCTGCGAAAGGTACCAATCACTTGGTACCCATCAGCCAGAAGTTGCTGAGCGAGTGCGAACCCTAATCGCTTCCCTACTCCAGTTATCAGAATCGTCTCACTCATCGTAAAAACTCAGCTCTAGTTTGAGGATTAGTTTTGAAAATGCCACCGAGCGCTGTTGTGGTCGTTTCAGAGTTGGCATCCATTACGCCTCGAGACTTCACGCAGTAATGCGTTGCTTTGATGGTCACCGCGACATTTTCTGTTTCAACGAGAGTCTGTATGGCAATCAAAACCTGCTGGGTTAAGCGCTCTTGGACTTGGGGGCGCTGCGCGAAGAATCGGACAATTCTGTTTATTTTTGACAGGCCAAGTATCTTAGATTCCGGAATGTAGGCCACTTGTGCCAAACCGTCGATAGTAATGAAGTGATGCTCACATGTGGAGGTTAAGTCGATGTCCGACACCTTAACCATCTCATCAACCGACATCTTGTTCTCTATCACGCTGATTTTTGGAAAGTTGTTGTAATCCAGTCCCGAAAAGATCTCATGCACGTACATCTTTGCGATGCGGTGAGGCGTTTCTGCAAGGCTGTCATCTGTCAGATCCAACCCCAACGTGCTGACAACTTCCGTTAACAGTCCCTTGATACGATTGTATTTTTGGTCGCTGTTCATTTCACTCGCGGTCATCGGAGTTTCAAGCCCTCTCGCCAGTAGAGCTGTTCTTACTTGTTCTGCTTCTGTACTCAACATTGGAACGCTCCTTAGAAGTTATTATCTTGGTCTGCTTCATAGCTCAGCGTGAGCGAAACGGAGTCGGCAAAACGCAGCGCGTGGGGTTTATCAATTCTCACTTGAGCGTACCGAACCCATGAATGATCAATGCAGATTCCAAGTACATCGCTGGTTAACTTTTCTAGAAGCAGAAATCTTCCAGACTCGACATGATGAATGATCTTCTTGCAGATGTTTTTATAGTTGAGAGCATTGTCGACGTCATCAGAGAGGCAAAGGTTGTTCGCTGGATAATGAATCTCTGCGTTTATAACAATGTCTTGCTGCTTGGTTTTCTCTTCTTCGTTGAAGCCGATGAAGGTTCGTAGTCTGAGGTTTGTGATGGTAATAATGGCGTTGTGGTTCATAACAGTTTCCATTCCGTCGAAATTGATATCAGGTACGTGCTTGTTTTAAGAAAAGATCAAATAAAGCTCTGATAATAAGAGTCTGCGGTTTTTGTCAGCTCTGAAGGCATTACGTGAGACTGAGCTCGAAAGGGATTGGGTCGGTTTTCTGACTCGACTGGTCAAAACTATTCCAAAGCTCTTGGAACGAGGTATTAAGAATTGGGTGATTGGCAGTCGCGGCAAGGTCGACTAACGGGCGAAGCACAAAAGCGTACTCGGTAATTTCACCTCTAGGTAACTCCACCCCGTCGATAATGCCTACTTGATCACCGTACAGAAGGATATCGATATCCATGGTTCGCGCAGCATACTCTTTAGTCTCGCGTTGGCGGCCGTTATCGGATTCGATTCGATGAAGAGTTTTAGATAATTCTGCGATAGGAAGGTCGCATTCAAACCCCACGACAAGATTGAGGAAGTTGTCTCCTTCAAAGCCGACTGGCTCACAATCGTAAAACTGAGAAATTTGCAGTGGAGCGAAGCGATGGTTCAACGCTTTGAGAGATTCTGTGATGTGGTGTTCGCGATTAATGTTGCTTCCGATGCTGACATAGACGATGGCCATAGTATTTCTTCCTTTTTAAGCAGCCTATACGTCCTACTCGCTATGAAGATCAGCTATATGTCCTTTAATGTCGGGTCGATACTGAAAAGGTTTTGTCGAAGATTTCCCTACATGCTTAACCGCGATAACATCGTCGCCCCTTTGAAAGCGACGACAAGTATTACTCACTTAGCTGTTTGACTGATGTCCAGTCTTCTTGGCTAGCTTTTGCATAGCCTCGGCGAACGTTGTTGTTCCACCTTTCGCCTTAACTTGCACAACCTTGTAACCCATGTTTTCTAGCGCTTGCCGCTCTGCCAATACTGCTTGGTCGTCTTGTTGGCTACCTTGAGCTGGCTGATGAATGTAACACCCTTCTAGTTGTCCATCTTCGACCAATTGGTGGTGTTTCAGTGCTTGGATATCAAAATTCATAAGTCAGTCTTTTCATTTAAATTGGAAGTCTATCTGGCAAAAGCCACCAGCATTTTTCATGTTGTCATTTGTACCATAAGGTACTTTATACATGAAGAACGAATCGAATGACCAAAACGCTTACTCATACAACTAGGCGTTGTCTTATATTTCGGAGCTCAAGGTTAAAACTTCGCTAGTAAACAACTCTCTTAACCACTGATTGACGATGTCATCATTCCGATTGCTGTGCCAGTAAACACTGAGTGAAGGCTTGATGTATTCAAAAGGAATCTCTAGAAGCTTAATTCTATCCTTACAGAGGTCAGCACTACCGTGAGGTTGGTGGTAACAGTATAACCGCGCCTTTAGTTTAATGCTTCAAACAATTAACTTCGTTCCACCGGATTAACCTTGACATCAACAGTGGATCAGTAAGTTTAAGTGCCCGATCAAAGTAATAGATTTGCTCAGCTAAAATCCCTTTAGGTCTAGGTTTTTATGTAGGAAGTGTTTGACGCGAGGAAGACGCCATAACGTTGTTCAGTGAGGAGTGGATTGATCTTAAAAATAACGTAGTGCGCAGATCAGATCATCTCATCGCGCTAGTAATTAAGGGAGTCGAATTATACCGAAAACTATCTCTTCCGAAATACGGCCGAAACTATAGTAGATATAGTGAAATCCTATAACTCTTCTTGACGTGTACCTCTTAATATTATTCCTACCTACCCACATCTGTTCTTAATTCGGTCGTTTAGGGGCCAATTCAAAATCAGTACTGAAAACATACCTTCATTACAAAAAAATATACAAATAGATAATAGTATTGTCATTTAACTATTGATTGGTTTATAAAAATTAAAATATCAAGTTGGCTTTATATAAATTTTACAACAATCAATAAAACTGAGATCTTGTGCTAAATACCGATACAGAAATCACTAACTAAGTTTTAAACATATTCACCTT
Encoded here:
- the folM gene encoding dihydromonapterin reductase — encoded protein: MSETILITGVGKRLGFALAQQLLADGYQVIGTFRREYPQLQQLRDKGADLQYVDFYQQSSVEDFLHYVGQEYRALRAIVHNASDWKPENKKDPSENAAEIMNQMMAVHVGVPYLINLSLKDLLMSGDQTSDIIHISDYVAEKGSKKHIAYAASKAALNNLTLSFSAMMAPNVKVNTVSPAMIKFNDYDDEAYKAKALQKALIPAEAGFEEVVDGIKYVLSSRYMTGRTLHLDGGRHLK
- a CDS encoding M4 family metallopeptidase, translating into MNQQHQLSWKIAAILGTSFGFNAHAAEMVTIENDSLLQQSLIAQSKSIAPLELGFSEVKRVVLPNGKTKVRYQQTHFGLPVFNTSVVATLSKNQPSQVFGSMAQGISDDLSHIAPKLNQEQAIEAALSSHRSFTVGKKSIENKNAKLVVRLDENQTAQMVYLVDFFVASNYPERPFFFIDAMTGEVLQKWNGLNHAKALGTGPGGNTKTNRYEYGTDFPGFSIDKAGTTCTLENDAVKTVDLNNRTSGSSAYSYNCSDDTNYTDRKYVNGAYSPLNDAHYFGNVVFDMYKEWMNTSPLSFQLTMRVHYSTDYENAFWNGSSMTFGDGKNTFYPLVDINVSAHEVSHGFTEQNSGLVYRNMSGGINEAFSDIAGEAAEYYLRGNVDWIVGSDIFKSEGGLRYFDQPSKDGRSIDHASDYYDGLNVHLSSGVYNRAFYLLANKSGWDVRKGFEIFTVANQLYWTANSTFDAGACGVAKAAADMGYTVADVEDAFNSVGVNASCSPTIPVDNVLTKGTPIANLSGNKYSESFYTFSVDSASSVTVAMSGGTGDADLYVKAGSKPSTSSYDCRPYRTGNNEQCSVNAQPGVTYHVLLRGYTNYSGVTLRLD
- the folX gene encoding dihydroneopterin triphosphate 2'-epimerase; the protein is MNHNAIITITNLRLRTFIGFNEEEKTKQQDIVINAEIHYPANNLCLSDDVDNALNYKNICKKIIHHVESGRFLLLEKLTSDVLGICIDHSWVRYAQVRIDKPHALRFADSVSLTLSYEADQDNNF
- the folK gene encoding 2-amino-4-hydroxy-6-hydroxymethyldihydropteridine diphosphokinase → MAIVYVSIGSNINREHHITESLKALNHRFAPLQISQFYDCEPVGFEGDNFLNLVVGFECDLPIAELSKTLHRIESDNGRQRETKEYAARTMDIDILLYGDQVGIIDGVELPRGEITEYAFVLRPLVDLAATANHPILNTSFQELWNSFDQSSQKTDPIPFELSLT
- the folE gene encoding GTP cyclohydrolase I FolE, with the translated sequence MLSTEAEQVRTALLARGLETPMTASEMNSDQKYNRIKGLLTEVVSTLGLDLTDDSLAETPHRIAKMYVHEIFSGLDYNNFPKISVIENKMSVDEMVKVSDIDLTSTCEHHFITIDGLAQVAYIPESKILGLSKINRIVRFFAQRPQVQERLTQQVLIAIQTLVETENVAVTIKATHYCVKSRGVMDANSETTTTALGGIFKTNPQTRAEFLR
- a CDS encoding MaoC family dehydratase, with product MNPEIGQIATIEKKLDKQTVEAFASVSEDYNPIHLDEDFAKTTQFERPIVHGMLASSLISGLLASKVPGAGSIYLGQSLKFLRPIFVGETVTAKVEVIRVREDKPIAVISTQVLNANGEIAVDGEATVMYSV
- the phaC gene encoding class I poly(R)-hydroxyalkanoic acid synthase, giving the protein MENKSPFEGMMNLMSQYGQAWMDNLGQPTQSTLMKTQSEDFTKWVGSMTQNPTNMVEQQMNWWAQQVNLLNDCILGTQEQTKETDRRFRDPSWNDTPLYRYIKESYKLACDNIQQSVENADGLDDETKARLSFFTRQYLNAMSPSNFVSTNPEILKLTMESKGENLIQGMKQFRQDLEQSADMLNIRMTDKNQFKLGENIASTPGKIVFQNEMFELIQYKPTTEQVYKRPTLIVPPFVNKYYIMDVNPETSYVKWLVSQGHTVFMISWVNPNAQMRDVDFGNYVTQGVLPALDAIESVTGEREVTGIGYCIGGTTLVAAMAYLSGKRRKQRIKSVTLLTTILDFQKPGELGVFINDPIISSIEAQNNQRGYMDGRQMAVSFSLLRENSLYWNYYISNYLKGESPMAFDLLYWNCDNTNVTAATHNQLLRQCYLENRLAKGELVIDGVAIDLGKVKSPAYFLSAIDDHIALWDGNFEGTKLLGGDNKFVLTESGHIAGPMNHADSNKYGFWTNDDNDQAPSQWLASADKHHGSWWSHWQKWVDERNFSEMIEARELEGELDAPGEYVKQRIQDVIVQENDMEKESA
- a CDS encoding phasin family protein; this encodes MSTQETFKAFTSQLESVTNPFYNFNQLVTKNIETLTKIQLDSLQAYSALGNESLQSLASLKQPQDIPAYGSKQMEVASKISQQLMEDSQKLTQLGQDFKSAADELTASAVKTAKSA